Proteins found in one Magnolia sinica isolate HGM2019 chromosome 5, MsV1, whole genome shotgun sequence genomic segment:
- the LOC131245830 gene encoding uncharacterized protein At4g13200, chloroplastic-like isoform X1 produces MGKALVETLNVHIEAALGEFTSAFGEWQAEKQKQAQDLQEEVLERARKGKEKAAREVMGEEGAGQKSTTATKAAMAPAVSHVSPGTSNGDPLLSFMKD; encoded by the exons ATGGGGAAAGCTTTGGTGGAGACGCTTAATGTACATATAGAAGCTGCATTAGGGGAATTCACAAGTGCATTTGGTGAGTGGCAAGCTGAGAAACAGAAGCAAGCACAAGACTTGCAG GAGGAAGTGCTTGAAAGGGccagaaaaggaaaggagaaagcTGCACGCGAAGTCATGGGAGAAGAAGGGGCTGGTCAGAAATCAACAACGGCAACAAAGGCAGCCATGGCTCCTGCAGTTTCACATGTATCACCTGGTACCAGTAACGGTGACCCTCTCCTATCTTTCATGAAGGACTAG
- the LOC131245830 gene encoding uncharacterized protein LOC131245830 isoform X2 — protein sequence MSNPKLYEDSEASESRAAADQDLAQEEVLERARKGKEKAAREVMGEEGAGQKSTTATKAAMAPAVSHVSPGTSNGDPLLSFMKD from the exons ATGTCAAACCCAAAACTCTACGAAGATTCTGAAGCCTCAGAATCCAGAGCAGCAGCAGACCAGGACTTGGCTCAG GAGGAAGTGCTTGAAAGGGccagaaaaggaaaggagaaagcTGCACGCGAAGTCATGGGAGAAGAAGGGGCTGGTCAGAAATCAACAACGGCAACAAAGGCAGCCATGGCTCCTGCAGTTTCACATGTATCACCTGGTACCAGTAACGGTGACCCTCTCCTATCTTTCATGAAGGACTAG